The proteins below are encoded in one region of Syntrophotalea carbinolica DSM 2380:
- a CDS encoding phosphopantetheine-binding protein, whose protein sequence is MSLKEELKQAIVADLNLEDMTPEEIEDDEPLFGEGLGLDSLDAVELVVLLQKHFGVEVKDMEEGREAFVSIDALAAFIEQRRG, encoded by the coding sequence ATGTCGCTTAAGGAAGAGCTTAAGCAGGCCATTGTTGCCGATCTGAATCTGGAGGATATGACTCCCGAGGAGATCGAGGACGATGAGCCCTTGTTCGGTGAAGGCCTGGGACTTGATTCCCTCGATGCGGTGGAGCTTGTCGTGTTGCTGCAAAAGCATTTTGGCGTCGAGGTCAAGGATATGGAAGAGGGCCGGGAGGCGTTTGTCTCCATCGATGCGCTGGCGGCCTTCATAGAGCAACGCCGGGGTTGA